The Alphaproteobacteria bacterium genomic interval CGGTGATCGGGCTTGGCGCCGTGGGCCTGTGCCTTGCCAATCTCGTGCGCCGCATCCCCGGCGCCGATCTCGTTTGCGTCGATCCCGCGCCCCTCGCGCAAGCGCGCGCCAAAGCGCTGGGCCTGCGCGTGGAAGACGGCGCGGAAGATCGCGATCTTGTGTTCCACACCAGCGCCACCGCCGGCGGTTTGCGCGCCGCGATCGACGCGGCCGGTTTCGAAGCGACGATCGTCGAACTCTCGTGGTACGGCGAGGGCAGCGTGGCCGCGCCGCTGGGTGGGGCCTTCCACGCCAAGCGCCTGACGCTGGCGGCCAGTCAAGTCGGCCATGTCGCCCTGGCACGTCGTAGCACGCGGCCCCATCGGGCGCGGTTGGAATTGGCATTGCATCTTCTTGCCGATCCCGCCTACCGCTTGGATTTGGGTGCGCCCATTCCGTTCGCCGAATTGCCCGCACGCTACGCCGCGGCGTTGGGCGATCATCCTTCGCCCTTGCCGCTCGTCGCTTACGATCCATAGGAAACGCATGTACAGCCTGACCGTCCAAGACCACATCATGATCGCCCATTCCTTCAAGGGCGAGATTTTCGGGCCCGCCCAGCGCGTGCACGGCGCAACCTTCGTCGTCGAATGGGAATTGCGGCGCGCGGGCCTCGACCAATACGGTCTGATCGTCGATATCGGCCTGATGAAGAAATGCCTGCGCGGGGCGCTCGACGAGCTCGACTATCGCAATCTCGACGATGTCGAAGCGTTGAAGAACGCCAACACGACGACCGAATTCCTGTGCGGCCTGATCTTCGAATTGCTGAAGGCGCGCATCGCCAAGGGCGAAATCATCAACACGGATTTCCCGTCGATGAAGATCACCTTGCGCGAATCTCCCAATGCTTGGGCGGCCTACGAGGCCGCGCTGGCGTGAAGCTCCGTCTCGTCATTCCCGGCTCGATCGAGCAGGCGACCGGCGGTTATCGCTACGCCAAGCGCATCGTCGAAGCCTGGGGCGAACCGCCGATCGCGGTCGACGAAGACCCGTCGCGCGTCAAGCGCGTGAAGGGCGAGACATTGCTCATCGACGGCCTCGCCTTGCCGCTGTTCTACGACCGCCTGCCGATGGCGGATTGCGCGGCGCTGATCCACCACCCGCTCGGCCTCGAAACCGGCTTGGCGCCGACGCAAGCCGCCGCGATGCTGAATGCCGAAGCGGCGGCGCTGGCAAAGATCAAGCGCATCGTCGTCACCAGCCCAGCGACCAAGGACGATCTGATCCGCATGGGCGTCGATAGCGACAAAATCCGCATCGTGCTGCCGGGAACGCAAGCGAGCCGCGTGCCCTTGGCGCGGCGGGGGACGAAGACAATCCTGTGCGTCGCGACGCTGACACCGCGCAAGGACCACCCCACGCTGTTGCGCGCGCTCGCGCGGCTGCCGACGCGGAATTGGCGCGCGATCTTCGTCGGCGGGTTGGATCGCGATCCCACGCAGACGCGCAAGATCAAAGCCACGATCGCGTCGCTGCGCTTGGGAAAGCGCGTGACGCTCGCGGGCGAATGCGGCGAGGCCGAACTCGGCGGCTATTACGCGAAAGCGCATGTCTTCGCCCTACCCTCGCTGCATGA includes:
- a CDS encoding 6-carboxytetrahydropterin synthase yields the protein MYSLTVQDHIMIAHSFKGEIFGPAQRVHGATFVVEWELRRAGLDQYGLIVDIGLMKKCLRGALDELDYRNLDDVEALKNANTTTEFLCGLIFELLKARIAKGEIINTDFPSMKITLRESPNAWAAYEAALA
- a CDS encoding zinc-binding alcohol dehydrogenase, with product MARSFWIAAQEKGELRETPLGALAAGHVRVRMIVSGISRGTERLVWQGRVPESEHERMRAPFQDGAFPFPVKYGYCAVGRIVWGPNSGTRVFVLHPHQDEFDVPENMAVPIPDDVPDTAAPLAAHLETAINALWDHPVRVGDRVAVIGLGAVGLCLANLVRRIPGADLVCVDPAPLAQARAKALGLRVEDGAEDRDLVFHTSATAGGLRAAIDAAGFEATIVELSWYGEGSVAAPLGGAFHAKRLTLAASQVGHVALARRSTRPHRARLELALHLLADPAYRLDLGAPIPFAELPARYAAALGDHPSPLPLVAYDP
- a CDS encoding glycosyltransferase family 4 protein, yielding MKLRLVIPGSIEQATGGYRYAKRIVEAWGEPPIAVDEDPSRVKRVKGETLLIDGLALPLFYDRLPMADCAALIHHPLGLETGLAPTQAAAMLNAEAAALAKIKRIVVTSPATKDDLIRMGVDSDKIRIVLPGTQASRVPLARRGTKTILCVATLTPRKDHPTLLRALARLPTRNWRAIFVGGLDRDPTQTRKIKATIASLRLGKRVTLAGECGEAELGGYYAKAHVFALPSLHEGYGMAFAEALAHRLPVAGVAAGAVPSVVPRKAGILVRGGDAKALARALANLIGPSRNRYAANAAKLRFPNWQNQAQALRAALT